In one Cytophagia bacterium CHB2 genomic region, the following are encoded:
- a CDS encoding glycosyltransferase family 4 protein, translating to MISVKTPMPSQRMRILYFTSFFVSQGGASLSFLKLFEAFNRGNFEAFAVVPEEARAQIAQQQLSAELTSRLHYLRIDRISRQLLHPVRLLRFIGRAVTGVLMLRRMLRQLRIEVVHANDLRDFHAPLAAWSCGVPVVWHLRASRPNPFTRYPVATMIHLFATKIVAVSHGTARQMVLKRSFVQNKVAVIYNPGPYREKFHSRIDGAPLRRAFGFPPEAPVITMIAKLSRRKGHMVFVQALPLIRAQIPAARFLIVGGELEGHEDYARALRAQAEPFVREGILLFAGERNDVPQIMAASDVIVQSSLCQDAFPGVVLEGMATGRVVVACNAGGIPEQITDGEDGLLFIMGDAHDLARQVIRVLSNPAFKEELAHAAARNLDRKFNFDKFVREFAELYQTLKIAPGARRENSVDAPLPGRREAVSVNKKMEASSI from the coding sequence TTGATTTCGGTGAAAACCCCCATGCCCTCGCAGCGCATGCGCATCTTGTATTTCACCTCATTTTTTGTGTCGCAAGGCGGCGCCAGCCTGAGTTTTTTGAAATTGTTCGAAGCGTTCAATCGCGGCAACTTCGAAGCCTTTGCCGTTGTGCCGGAAGAGGCGCGTGCGCAAATCGCGCAACAACAGCTTTCTGCGGAATTGACCAGCCGCTTGCATTATCTCCGCATCGATCGCATTTCGCGCCAGTTGTTGCATCCCGTGCGTTTGCTGCGGTTCATTGGCCGCGCCGTTACCGGCGTTTTAATGTTGCGCCGCATGCTGCGCCAACTGCGCATCGAAGTGGTGCATGCCAATGATTTGCGTGACTTTCACGCCCCGCTTGCCGCGTGGAGCTGCGGCGTTCCGGTGGTTTGGCATTTGCGCGCAAGCCGGCCGAATCCGTTCACGCGGTATCCGGTGGCGACGATGATCCATTTATTCGCCACCAAGATCGTCGCCGTTTCGCATGGCACGGCGCGGCAAATGGTGCTCAAGCGCAGCTTCGTGCAAAACAAAGTTGCGGTGATTTATAATCCCGGGCCGTATCGCGAGAAATTTCATTCGCGCATTGACGGCGCGCCGTTGCGGCGGGCATTCGGTTTCCCGCCGGAAGCCCCGGTGATCACGATGATCGCCAAGCTTTCACGGCGCAAGGGCCACATGGTTTTTGTGCAAGCGTTGCCCCTCATCCGCGCGCAAATTCCGGCGGCGCGTTTTCTCATTGTCGGCGGCGAATTGGAAGGCCATGAAGATTATGCGCGCGCATTGCGTGCGCAAGCCGAGCCGTTCGTGCGCGAGGGCATTCTGCTCTTTGCCGGCGAGCGCAACGATGTGCCTCAAATCATGGCGGCAAGCGATGTCATCGTGCAATCTTCGCTTTGCCAGGATGCGTTTCCGGGCGTCGTGCTCGAAGGCATGGCGACCGGGCGCGTCGTGGTTGCGTGCAACGCCGGCGGCATTCCCGAGCAAATTACCGACGGCGAGGACGGGCTGCTCTTCATCATGGGCGATGCCCACGATCTCGCGCGTCAGGTCATTCGCGTGCTTTCGAATCCAGCGTTCAAAGAAGAGTTGGCGCATGCTGCGGCAAGGAACCTCGACCGCAAATTCAATTTCGACAAATTTGTGCGCGAATTTGCAGAGCTGTATCAAACGCTGAAGATTGCGCCTGGCGCGCGCCGAGAAAATTCTGTTGACGCGCCTCTCCCGGGAAGGCGCGAAGCCGTTTCGGTCAACAAAAAAATGGAAGCCAGCTCGATTTAA